One genomic window of Tachypleus tridentatus isolate NWPU-2018 chromosome 12, ASM421037v1, whole genome shotgun sequence includes the following:
- the LOC143233578 gene encoding ubiquitin-conjugating enzyme E2 N-like: MVTLTRRIIKETQRLLAEPVPGISATPDESNARYFHVVVAGPEESPFEGGVFKLELFLPEEYPMSAPKVRFMTKIYHPNIDKLGRICLDILKDKWSPALQIRTVLLSIQALLSAPNPDDPLANDVAEQWKINEAEAIRTAQEWTRLYAQGT, translated from the exons GAAACCCAAAGACTGTTGGCAGAACCTGTTCCTGGAATTAGTGCAACACCTGATGAAAGTAATGCTAGgtattttcatgttgttgttgCTGGGCCAGAAGAG TCACCATTTGAAGGAGGAGTTTTCAAGTTGGAGTTGTTTCTTCCTGAGGAGTACCCAATGTCTGCTCCTAAAGTTCGATTTATGACAAAAATCTACCATCCAAACATAGATAAACTAGGAAGGATCTGTTTAGATATACTAAAAG ataaATGGAGTCCAGCTTTACAAATAAGAACTGTTCTACTATCCATTCAGGCATTACTAAGTGCTCCAAACCCTGATGATCCTCTGGCTAATGATGTAGCTGAACAATGGAAAATTAATGAAGCAGAAGCAATTAGAACAG ctcAAGAATGGACAAGACTGTATGCCCAAGGCACCTAA